The Branchiostoma floridae strain S238N-H82 chromosome 12, Bfl_VNyyK, whole genome shotgun sequence genome segment GTTATATGGAGTCCTGGTATTCTAGTACGCATGCCTATATAAAAATTCCTTCTCATATCCTATGTGACAAAGATTTGCAAATGACGTTTGTTAAAACTGACTATGAAGACATCTGGTGTTTCACGTTTGCAGTGAAACATAGATAAATATGCTTTATCGGACAGTAAATGAAGGTCTTAAATCTATTCTTTGTTCACTTGAAGATATTTTTACCATAATACTCcgcaatgataatgataaaaactACCTTTAGAAGAAGAGATGGTGCTTCAGCAATCATTACGTTATGTTTCAAGAACAGTGCCCAGGTGGCAAACCTGATGTACATCTGATGCACTTCCAAAGCCTTCCGCGAGAGGTCGCTACTCACTATACCTTTCAAGATATGCCATTCCTTATTGAGTCTCTGGTAAAATATTACCGCTTTTCTTCCTGTAACTATTCTTCTTGCAACGCTTTAGTCTCTTCTTGATGTGTGCAACACTTGCTATAGGCTATAAAGCGTAAAAGGTAGACAGGTGTGATAGAGCTACATAGTGGCTAACATGTAACTAACGTTACCTGCCTTGATTTATGCTTGGAtagttttattcatatttacatACCTGGACTCGTTAAAGacatgagtaaaaaaaaagacagaagcCGTGAATATGATTTTTGCTGCAGGTGCTTTATTGATCTAGCTTCTTCTATCTCTCTGTGGTGCTTCTATGTCTTGTTAGACTCTAAAATTAGACTCTAAATCACACACAAAAAGCTGGTCGTTGTCACGTGGGAGGCTTCAGTGGTGACGTCACTCAGGCTTACATGAGAAGGCTGCCACGCCCTCAGGGGTGCAGTTCATGCCATCCggacaggaggcgctgctgcactgGTACGGCAGTCCCCGGGCAACGGGAGATGGGTCTAGATATACACAATGCACATAAGGAGGGGGGATGGGTGTGAGCAGTTTCAATTGCAAATGTGTCGAGTAGATACATTATTGGTATGTATGAAAGTTTTTAGGACCAATCACATGGAATGATAAGCTCAAAGGACCAGACATGGAATAAAAATAATGTGATTCATTCATATTTAttattttgtgatgttttcatCTTTAGCTGCTAATAACCTGAATTTACACTGCCCCGGGGGACAACTACTGTGTCTTGTCTGCAATCAGTATTGATCAAATTGTGGTCTTGATTTGATTCACTGTTCAATGACATGTGATACGAGAAGATATTCTACCTACTTTGCGCAAAAATGATGATGACGACCTTTACTTACGGACGCATTGGAAGTAGAAGGTGAAATCCTGGCAGACAAAACCAAGAGGACACGTGACTTGGGAGCACCAGTCTGTGTCTGGAGAGAACGAAGAAATAACGAAAACAAATTGAGTTTTGCTTCTTTTGAATATGCTATGTGGGCCTGTTTAACATGACATGGTTAGCCTTAAATTTTATCTTTAAACATGTATGTCCATCTACATTTTTGTGGGTCAGCTGTTACCACCGCGAGCTGCTTAGGCTGACCCGCGTATTGATTTGTTTCTttgaagaaagagagaaagaactTCAAGTTAGTTACTGAAGAGTTATCAAAACGTCGGCAAGGTAAATGGTCTTTATTGCGAGTTACAAAACCCACATGTTCCTGTCACACCGACCTGACTCGCAGTGGTCTCCTTGGTAACCGATTGGACATTGGCAGGTGTAGGAGTTGATGTCGTCATAGCAACTCCCGCCATTTTGGCACGGGCCAGAGgcgcactcgtcaatgtctgtggGAAAATACAGGAATAAAGTTGTCATTTTTGAATCAGGTTGGATAGACTAATCAGTTGTAAGAGACTTACTTATatcattattcattcatttatttattcattcattcattcattcattcattcattcattcattcatacatacatacatacatacattcattcattcattcattcattcattcattcattcattcattcatttcatacTTACTGATTTCACACAGCTTTCCTCCGTACCCCTCCAGACAGTCACAGAAGGTGGTGGAGCCGCCGAAACAGGAGGTGCAGTTTCCGCCGTTCTGACACACGTTTGGCTCACATGGTTTAAGAGCTACAAatataagacaaaaaaaataatcataattgCAAGCAACTTATTTTTAGTTTGATGTTGATTCATGTATGAGACAAATGCTAAGTGGATAAAAAAAGAGTAATTAAATAGGAATCGTTATGTACCATCCTGACAGACGTAGTTGTGCTGCTCCGTGCAGAAAGTTGCTTTTGCTCTGTAGCTGTTAGAGCTGTCCAGGAGAACACACAGGTCCAACGGGGTCGAAGGTTCGTCGTTCAACCACTGGAGGGGAGCTGTTTAGATAGGTGAACATAGAAAGAAGCACACTTTACGTAATGTTTAAAGTAACCTAAAAACCAGTgttaatgatgtaaatgttttattcGTTAAGACGCTTCATTTGGCAAAAATGTTTGGTATTTGTCTCCAATCGTTCGTTAATGGATTGGATAAATTGTAGTATTCACTACTCGGCTACATTTTACATGGCTATATCAATTCTTTTCGTTCAGTTAAGTATTGTTCTTAGGAAACCGAGCATCAGGTCTTGTAGTAAGTATGTACCCATAACAGGAGTCCCATCACTGTAGAACATTGGAATCGGCGCGGTTTTCATGGCCAGCCAGTTGGACACGCCGGTGGTGGCCGCGATTGTGCTGGCCAGGAACTGTTGCTGCTGTGCGTCTTTCATATCCGCCAGGTGACTGTTTGTGGTACTGCAGGCCTGGGTGGCGTCTCGGTGGGTCACAGCTGAGGTCGAGAACTGGTAACATTCCCCCGCAAAAGTCACTAGAGCACACAAATAGTACGAGAACAATATAACCTCATCTCCAAAGTAGAGGAAATATTAAGACAAGCATGATAAAATGACGTGAATGTGGAATTTATATTTTTTGACAAACTTGCAAGTTTTTGATTGCTAAAGGTGTTGCCTGAACTAATCAAGTATATGCTGCTTGGAAGAGATAACTGATAAAGCATGAACAGCTCGACGCTCTCTCTGCGTCTCGTTTTTGTCTCGTGCTTGACAAGAGTGGTATCAGTTTCACATACCAGTCTCACAGTTCTTGCCGGTGGTATCTTTAGGACAGACGCAGCTGTAGCCGTTCACGTGATCCAGACAGGTCCCTCCCAGCCAACAGGGGCTGCTCACGCACTCGTCGATATCTGAAACATAAGAGACTTTGAGAAGGAAAATCACAGAATCTGCAATCATACTTTCCATACAGTCGCTCATCATTTGAACCTGTGTACATACGTTTTTTTATCGCAGTTTATTTAGAAGAATATACTAACCTTGATCACAGTTGACTCCTTCCCATCCGGTCTCACAGCTACAGGTGTAGCTCCCCACTCCATCAACACAGGTCCCGTGTGCGCAGGGGGAGGACGCGCACTCATCGACTGGAAAACGTACAGGAATTATACAGTCACAGATTTATGtgcaaactgttttcttttttgttgttgttgtattcaTTGAAACTGCAATCTTGGTTTGAAATAAATGTATCTTCTCTTAAATGTCAGTAACTGAACAAGAAAATTTTAATGTcaataaaacaatcaaataaTACTGACCTTGATCACAGTCCTGTCCTGTCCAGCCGTTCTCACAGCTACAAGTGTAGCTCCCACCATCATCAGTACAGGTGCCGTGGGCACAGGGGGAGGACGCGCACTCATCAGCTGGAAAAACGTATACAATAGGCATGGGTATTTACAGTGTTGTACAGCAATTATCTGTTCACTTTTTCTGTATCTAATTCAACCATAATTACGGTTTAAAACTAAGACATCTTCTCAATCAATAACAGGTTGATGTTATGATAATGAAGCAATCGCATACAGACCTTGATCACAGTCCTGCCCAGTCCAACCGTTCTCACAGCTACAGGTGTAACTCCCGCCATCATCAGTACAGGTGCCGTATGCGCATGGAGACCTGGCACATGTAGCGACTGGAAACAGAGTTGTGTACATCAAGTTGGTCAGTTGAATTTCTTATGCCATCGGCTTCGAATTGGCTTTTGCTTGGCTTCGAATTCGagacatctacatctacatctacgtaGTACTGGGCAATGCCCCTCGCGGGACTTTGTGCCCAGGGGAGTGATGATGCCCTAGCAAACCGGTGGTGGTGAGACAAAATGGCGGAGTGAAAACACAAATtcattcaacaaacaaaaacataagtGCTGTGCTGTACATGATATATTGCTAGGGCATGGCTGGGTCTTACAGCTGGGCAGAGCTGGGGTAGCCATAATGCCTGGCTAACCCAGCTTTGAAATGCTGTGGCATCTACCAAGTACCAGATGTTTGGGCACTCTATAACTGTGCGAGGGAAATAGCTTGGcctgtgtgtttctgttttgCATGGTAAGGTGTGGAAGCGCTGGTGGTGACGtcttgtggtgtttttttttaggatACAGTCAATAGGTATGGCAGACGAAGGACAAGACACGATATACAATGTGCTGAGACGGACCAAAGGGAAAAAGAAAAGTTGCCTCAATAACACTTTCTTGTGAAACGACATCGATGCTACATCCTCACCTGCACACAGTGCGTACATGTCGTTGTAGTTCGCTCCTTGCAAGGTGGTGTGAGTGTCGTAGTCCACTCCGAAAGCGCTGTCATCACTCCAATAGTAAGGCATGTACACAAAGGTGTCATCAAGCGGCTGGCAATGTTCGCCGTACCCGTCCGTGTGTCCACACAGTTCACTCGAGAGAGCACGAAGTGTAGTACATTCGGCATGGTGAAACGTGATGCAGTCTGAGGCCCACACGCCAGTACACCCATCATCCGCACCTGACCGGTAACACGGGTACCTCATCCCCGCCGCTTCACACGTGGCCTTCACGTTGGCATTAGTCATCGGGCCTGTCGCACGAATCTTCCAAAAGGACCAATTGTCAATCATGGTCAGGTACACTTGGTCTGAAAAGTAAGAAATCGTGTTATTACCGTTTTTACAAAGGTTCGTTTCAAGAAAACTGAAGTAGAGTAGATTAAGtcatacatgtccagaaaggggtgaaatgtacgaagtttggatcagcctacgtcacccgtaatttccgacaacttctagcttccgacaacttccaacaaccgctgtcggcaaagttcgggaaacgtcgacaattatctgtgacgtagctacgctaagttcgtacatggggcggacctataatgtacgaagtacgatgtacgaagttaaaatgttttctattttgtgggttatggtaagttcgtacatggggcggacctaatgtacgatgtacgatgtacgaagttaaaatgttttctattttgtgggttatgctaagttcgtacatggggcgaNNNNNNNNNNNNNNNNNNNNNNNNNNNNNNNNNNNNNNNNNNNNNNNNNNNNNNNNNNNNNNNNNNNNNNNNNNNNNNNNNNNNNNNNNNNNNNNNNNNNNNNNNNNNNNNNNNNNNNNNNNNNNNNNNNNNNNNNNNNNNNNNNNNNNNNNNNNNNNNNNNNNNNNNNNNNNNNNNNNNNNNNNNNNNNNNNNNNNNNNNNNNNNNNNNNNNNNNNNNNNNNNNNNNNNNNNNNNNNNNNNNNNNNNNNNNNNNNNNNNNNNNNNNNNNNNNNNNNNNNNNNNNNNNNNNNNNNNNNNNNNNNNNNNNNNNNNNNNNNNNNNNNNNNNNNNNNNNNNNNNNNNNNNNNNNNNNNNNNNNNNNNNNNNNNNNNNNNNNNNNNNNNNNNNNNNNNNNNNNNNNNNNNNNNNNNNNNNNNNNNNNNNNNNNNNNNNNNNNNNNNNNNNNNNNNNNNNNNNNNNNNNNNNNNNNNNNNNNNNNNNNNNNNNNNNNNNNNNNNNNNNNNNNNNNNNNNNNNNNNNNNNNNNNNNNNNNNNNNNNNNNNNNNNNNNNNNNNNNNNNNNNNNNNNNNNNNNNNNNNNNNNNNNNNNNNNNNNNNNNNNNNNNNNNNNNNNNNNNNNNNNNNNNNNNNNNNNNNNNNNNNNNNNNNNNNNNNNNNNNNNNNNNNNNNNNNNNNNNNNNNNNNNNNNNNNNNNNNNNNNNNNNNNNNNNNNNNNNNNNNNNNNNNNNNNNNNNNNNNNNNNNNNNNNNNNNNNNNNNNNNNNNNNNNNNNNNNNNNNNNNNNNNNNNNNNNNNNNNNNNNNNNNNNNNNNNNNNNNNNNNNNNNNNNNNNNNNNNNNNNNNNNNNNNNNNNNNNNNNNNNNNNNNNNNNNNNNNNNNNNNNNNNNNNNNNNNNNNNNNNNNNNNNNNNNNNNNNNNNNNNNNNNNNNNNNNNNNNNNNNNNNNNNNNNNNNNNNNNNNNNNNNNNNNNNNNNNNNNNNNNNNNNNNNNNNNNNNNNNNNNNNNNNNNNNNNNNNNNNNNNNNNNNNNNNNNNNNNNNNNNNNNNNNNNNNNNNNNNNNNNNNNNNNNNNNNNNNNNNNNNNNNNNNNNNNNNNNNNNNNNNNNNNNNNNNNNNNNNNNNNNNNNNNNNNNNNNNNNNNNNNNNNNNNNNNNNNNNNNNNNNNNNNNNNNNNNNNNNNNNNNNNNNNNNNNNNNNNNNNNNNNNNNNNNNNNNNNNNNNNNNNNNNNNNNNNNNNNNNNNNNNNNNNNNNNNNNNNNNNNNNNNNNNNNNNNNNNNNNNNNNNNNNNNNNNNNNNNNNNNNNNNNNNNNNNNNNNNNNNNNNNNNNNNNNNNNNNNNNNNNNNNNNNNNNNNNNNNNNNNNNNNNNNNNNNNNNNNNNNNNNNNNNNNNNNNNNNNNNNNNNNNNNNNNNNNNNNNNNNNNNNNNNNNNNNNNNNNNNNNNNNNNNNNNNNNNNNNNNNNNNNNNNNNNNNNNNNNNNNNNNNNNNNNNNNNNNNNNNNNNNNNNNNNNNNNNNNNNNNNNNNNNNNNNNNNNNNNNNNNNNNNNNNNNNNNNNNNNNNNNNNNNNNNNNNNNNNNNNNNNNNNNNNNNNNNNNNNNNNNNNNNNNNNNNNNNNNNNNNNNNNNNNNNNNNNNNNNNNNNNNNNNNNNNNNNNNNNNNNNNNNNNNNNNNNNNNNNNNNNNNNNNNNNNNNNNNNNNNNNNNNNNNNNNNNNNNNNNNNNNNNNNNNNNNNNNNNNNNNNNNNNNNNNNNNNNNNNNNNNNNNNNNNNNNNNNNNNNNNNNNNNNNNNNNNNNNNNNNNNNNNNNNNNNNNNNNNNNNNNNNNNNNNNNNNNNNNNNNNNNNNNNNNNNNNNNNNNNNNNNNNNNNNNNNNNNNNNNNNNNNNNNNNNNNNNNNNNNNNNNNNNNNNNNNNNNNNNNNNNNNNNNNNNNNNNNNNNNNNNNNNNNNNNNNNNNNNNNNNNNNNNNNNNNNNNNNNNNNNNNNNNNNNNNNNNNNNNNNNNNNNNNNNNNNNNNNNNNNNNNNNNNNNNNNNNNNNNNNNNNNNNNNNNNNNNNNNNNNNNNNNNNNNNNNNNNNNNNNNNNNNNNNNNNNNNNNNNNNNNNNNNNNNNNNNNNNNNNNNNNNNNNNATATATATGTCATAACGATCTTACACATTGTTATAATGTTTATATCGTCTCGTATCTTTTGGGGGCAGTCCAGTCTCAGTTTATGTGTTTATGTAATATAACAGGAATTAATGCcaaataaacaagagttcggagacctcatatctccatgaaatagtctgattatgttaatgacttcttcatttgcataatctgtgcttagttatgtacacctgtaaataaccttcgctggtcactatgttgattgtccaatcatttgCCACTTcgatgaattatggcacttttgcattaattatgcaaattaaggacttatttgcataattggtatttgataatgttccacctgccacaaactacatatattgcatgtatttgagttctataaagaaaacacaggaaatacagattttcctcattagatatgcaaataaagtGTCCGTTTGCATAATTTTCACTTCATaatgtgcatctctgtctaagctacctacataccaaatatcatgtaaattagtCATTCCCTTCTACAGTTATCcaccttagaagattttgacaaaaatgcacctgcagttccagagcaacctgctaggcgggctaaatatacaccacatcttccttatgtcacaagctatctgccatccaaaaacaagaccatagcacatccagttcaaa includes the following:
- the LOC118427807 gene encoding fibropellin-1-like: MWKFLLVMAAVIVWPGSAQGRSAICDQVYLTMIDNWSFWKIRATGPMTNANVKATCEAAGMRYPCYRSGADDGCTGVWASDCITFHHAECTTLRALSSELCGHTDGYGEHCQPLDDTFVYMPYYWSDDSAFGVDYDTHTTLQGANYNDMYALCAVATCARSPCAYGTCTDDGGSYTCSCENGWTGQDCDQADECASSPCAHGTCTDDGGSYTCSCENGWTGQDCDQVDECASSPCAHGTCVDGVGSYTCSCETGWEGVNCDQDIDECVSSPCWLGGTCLDHVNGYSCVCPKDTTGKNCETVTFAGECYQFSTSAVTHRDATQACSTTNSHLADMKDAQQQQFLASTIAATTGVSNWLAMKTAPIPMFYSDGTPVMAPLQWLNDEPSTPLDLCVLLDSSNSYRAKATFCTEQHNYVCQDALKPCEPNVCQNGGNCTSCFGGSTTFCDCLEGYGGKLCEINIDECASGPCQNGGSCYDDINSYTCQCPIGYQGDHCESDMDWCSNMQCPNGFICQDFTFYFICAHPSSTTRGLPYQCSSVSCPDGMNCTPEGVAAFSCRPE